The following DNA comes from Oreochromis niloticus isolate F11D_XX linkage group LG23, O_niloticus_UMD_NMBU, whole genome shotgun sequence.
GAAGTGGAGCAAGTGATGCCAGGGGGTCAAGAGATGCAGGACCTGGTTCTGGAGTAAAATTTAAAATCTATCccatcaaaatcagtgtgaagAACCAGCTTGAGGGGCCACGTTTTAAACCCAAGGTCAAAGCTATTCCCATCTCAGAGGGAGGAACCTTCTACAACAATGAGGTTATTGGTAGCTATCCTGCAATAGATGAAGATACTAGAAAAGTAGCTGAGAATGTCAGGTCAGTGCTTACATAAGAAACATGAACTATATTGTCATCTCCTCTTCCTATGTACAATGATAACTGGCTTGTGGGCTCTTTCTGATGTAGGTATGCCAAAGTCTCAGACCCTGAAAACTGGCTGACTATTGACCCAGAGACAGCTGAGATCAAACTCAACAAGAGACCTGATAGGGAGTCTCCATACCTGGTCAATGGGACATATTTTGCCAAAGTTATCTGCATTACAGAAGGTACAGAATAAAAGTGTCGAGGTCCTGAGTCTGGTGACTCagtattttgtgtttctttattatGATCTTGTTTATTCTGATTGTGTTTTCCATTAAGATTTGCCATCtgttaggtttctgttctgtgtctgccctggtcccacttttctgtgttccctctgtctgtccatgatgTTATTATGTCTGCTCATGAGTCTGCGTCTGTTAAGTTCTGTCTCGTCTGGATCTCTGTGTCTGtcgtgtacttcctgttttactttgtaggtctATGCCTTATGTCAGTGCGTTCAGCTTTGTGCTCTCCCTGTCCCGTCAGTGTAATCAGCGTCAGCcgtgtctcccagctgtttcctcttaGTTCTGTTCAcctcttgtatttagtgtctgcgTCTTCTCCTGCTCGTTGTTGCGTCGTACCCTCACTTtcactgtgtgttctgttttccAGCCTGCCTGCCTGTTTCGTTTGTTCCATattcccagtttagttagttttttgttcagtttctttccagcaataaagctgagtatTTTGAGTTACGTTTGCCTctgtgagtcctgcattttgggtcctctcttcctgcctgcctgcacacagtcaTGATAGA
Coding sequences within:
- the LOC109196910 gene encoding desmoglein-2-like, whose amino-acid sequence is MTQVSMMGFVLLLFVAVNCENLQNGELELAVKNKNPPFDGGFRSGASDARGSRDAGPGSGVKFKIYPIKISVKNQLEGPRFKPKVKAIPISEGGTFYNNEVIGSYPAIDEDTRKVAENVRYAKVSDPENWLTIDPETAEIKLNKRPDRESPYLVNGTYFAKVICITEDMSSKTATGTIAIQVEDLNDHCPILTSNTYIICTRENTVILNANDEDAFPNGPPFDFEIIPEGTKGQW